In Conger conger chromosome 12, fConCon1.1, whole genome shotgun sequence, one DNA window encodes the following:
- the LOC133141671 gene encoding bone morphogenetic protein receptor type-1B-like, with translation MLLRNSGKMATGGQGEESKGSAPEMQPRWLWCHCYHHCPVDSVNHTCRTDGYCFTMVEEEEGGVPILTSGCLGLVGFEFQCRRQNTGNSGQRRTLECCTDQDFCNRDLHPTLPPLQTPSYVDGSLHHMALFISASVCSVVLALIIIFCYFRYKRQESRPRYSVGLEQEHPCMPPGESLKDLIEQSHSSGSGSGLPLLVQRTIAKQIQMVKQIGKGRYGEVWMGKWRGERVAVKVFFTTEEASWFRETEIYQTVLMRHENILGFIAADIKGTGSWTQLYLITDHHESGSLYDYLKSSTLDGRSLLRLAYSAVSGLCHLHTEIFGTQGKPAIAHRDLKSKNILVKKNGSCCIADLGLAVKFISDTNEVDIPPNTRVGTKRYMPPEVLDESLNRTHFQSYIMADMYSFSLILWEMARRCVSGGIVEEYQLPYHELVPTDPSYEDMREVVCVRRLRPSFPNRWCSDECLRLMGKLMSECWAHSPASRLTALRVKKTLAKMSESQDIKL, from the exons ATGCTGCTGAGGAATTCTGGGAAGATGGCGACTGGCGGTCAGGGGGAGGAGAGCAAAGGCTCCGCCCCCGAGATGCAGCCGCGCTGGCTGTGGTGCCACTGCTACCACCACTGCCCCGTGGACTCAGTCAACCACACCTGCAG GACGGATGGATATTGCTTCACTatggtggaggaggaagagggtggGGTCCCCATACTTACCTCAGGCTGTCTGGGGCTGGTGGGCTTTGAATTCCAgtgcagg AGGCAGAACACGGGAAACTCGGGCCAGAGGAGAACGCTGGAGTGCTGCACGGATCAGGACTTCTGCAACCGCGACCtgcaccccaccctgcccccgcTCCAGACCCCGA gttatGTGGACGGCAGTCTCCATCACATGGCTCTGTTCATCTCTGCCTCAGTCTGCAGTGTGGTCCTCGCTCTTATCATCATCTTCTGTTACTTCAG GTACAAGCGGCAGGAGTCGCGGCCGCGCTACAGCGTTGGCCTGGAGCAGGAGCACCCCTGCATGCCCCCTGGCGAGTCTCTGAAGGACCTGATCGAGCAGTCGCACAGCTCCGGCAGCGGCTCagggctccccctgctg GTGCAGCGCACCATAGCGAAACAGATCCAGATGGTGAAGCAGATCGGGAAGGGGCGCTACGGAGAGGTGTGGATGGGGAAGTGGCGCGGCGAGAGGGTGGCCGTCAAGGTCTTCTTCACCACAGAGGAGGCCAGCTGGTTCAGAGAGACCGAGATCTACCAGACCGTGCTGATGAGACACGAGAACATACTGG ggTTCATAGCGGCGGACATTAAGGGCACGGGCTCGTGGACACAGCTGTACCTGATCACGGACCACCACGAGAGCGGCTCTCTGTACGACTACCTGAAGTCCTCCACGCTGGACGGGCGGTCCCTGCTGCGGCTGGCCTACTCGGCCGTGTCCGGGCTCTGCCACCTGCACACCGAGATCTTCGGCACGCAGGGCAAGCCCGCCATCGCCCACCGCGACCTGAAGAGCAAGAACATCCTGGTCAAGAAGAACGGCTCCTGCTGCATCGCCGACCTGGGGCTCGCCGTCAAGTTCATCAG TGACACGAACGAGGTGGACATCCCGCCCAACACGCGTGTGGGCACCAAGCGCTACATGCCCCCCGAGGTTCTGGACGAGAGCCTGAACCGGACCCACTTCCAGTCCTACATCATGGCCGACATGTACAGCTTCAGCCTCATCCTGTGGGAGATGGCCCGGAGATGCGTTTCAGGAG GCATAGTGGAGGAGTACCAGCTCCCATACCATGAGCTGGTGCCCACGGACCCCTCATACGAGGACATGagggaggtggtgtgtgtgaggaggctCAGGCCCTCCTTCCCCAACCGCTGGTGCAGCGACGAG TGCCTGAGGCTCATGGGAAAGCTGATGTCAGAGTGCTGGGCGCACAGCCCCGCCTCCCGCCTCACCGCGCTGAGGGTGAAGAAGACGCTCGCCAAGATGTCCGAATCGCAGGACATCAAGCTCTGA